A genomic segment from Stappia indica encodes:
- the lptB gene encoding LPS export ABC transporter ATP-binding protein, giving the protein MFRQGTQDRTDEAAQPYDPASEDGLLVVDGIGKSYKRRQVVRNVSLMVQRGEAVGLLGPNGAGKTTCFYMITGLIQPDHGTIRLDGFDITRLPMYRRARLGIGYLPQEASIFRGLSVEDNIRAVLEVVEPDRKQRQHDLESLLEEFGVTHLRDSPAIALSGGERRRVEIARALASRPTFMLLDEPFAGIDPIAVGDIQQLVRHLTHRGIGVLITDHNVRETLGLIDRAYIIAAGEVLTEGSPFEIVANPDVRRLYLGEQFTL; this is encoded by the coding sequence ATCTTCCGCCAGGGCACGCAGGACCGGACCGACGAGGCCGCACAGCCGTACGATCCGGCGAGCGAGGACGGTCTGCTCGTCGTCGACGGCATCGGCAAGAGCTACAAGCGGCGCCAGGTGGTCCGCAATGTCAGCCTTATGGTCCAGCGGGGCGAGGCGGTCGGCCTGCTCGGCCCCAACGGCGCGGGCAAGACCACCTGCTTCTACATGATCACCGGGCTGATCCAGCCCGACCACGGCACCATCCGCCTCGACGGCTTCGACATCACCCGCCTGCCGATGTACCGGCGCGCAAGGCTCGGCATCGGCTACCTGCCGCAGGAGGCCTCGATCTTCCGCGGCCTGTCGGTGGAGGACAATATCCGCGCCGTGCTGGAAGTGGTGGAGCCGGACCGCAAGCAGCGCCAGCACGACCTGGAATCGCTGCTGGAGGAATTCGGCGTCACGCATCTGCGCGACTCCCCCGCCATCGCTCTGTCGGGCGGCGAGCGGCGGCGCGTCGAGATCGCCCGGGCGCTGGCCAGCCGCCCGACCTTCATGCTGCTCGACGAGCCCTTCGCGGGCATCGACCCGATCGCCGTCGGCGACATCCAGCAGCTGGTGCGCCACCTCACCCATCGCGGCATCGGCGTCCTGATCACCGATCACAACGTGCGCGAAACGCTCGGCCTCATCGACCGGGCCTATATCATCGCCGCCGGCGAAGTGCTGACGGAAGGCTCGCCCTTCGAGATCGTCGCCAACCCGGATGTGCGCCGGCTCTATCTCGGCGAGCAGTTTACGCTTTGA
- the lptA gene encoding lipopolysaccharide transport periplasmic protein LptA, producing MIPSRHALPALSARLAAAAGAALLGLALAAGSAFLGLALAAGTAGAQTFSDAFAGFGSNEREPIQIEARELQVQDKSQSAVFSGDVVVTQGDAVLKTQRLVVHYDGSAAGGVNQRISRLEASGRVYISSKDQTATGERATFDMNQQLMVMTGGEVVLSQGPNVVVGNKLTVNLKTGKADLEAKNTGRVKVLIQPNSVRQGTPQN from the coding sequence ATGATCCCATCGCGGCACGCCCTGCCCGCCCTTTCCGCCCGACTTGCCGCCGCTGCGGGTGCCGCCCTGCTCGGCCTCGCGCTTGCCGCCGGCAGCGCCTTTCTCGGTTTGGCGCTTGCCGCCGGCACGGCCGGGGCACAGACCTTTTCCGACGCCTTTGCCGGCTTCGGCTCCAACGAACGCGAACCGATCCAGATCGAGGCGCGCGAGCTGCAGGTGCAGGACAAGAGCCAGAGCGCGGTGTTCAGCGGCGACGTGGTCGTCACCCAGGGCGATGCGGTGCTGAAGACCCAGCGCCTCGTCGTGCATTACGACGGCTCGGCCGCCGGCGGCGTCAACCAGCGGATCTCCAGGCTGGAGGCGAGCGGGCGCGTCTACATCTCCTCGAAGGACCAGACCGCGACCGGCGAGCGCGCCACCTTCGACATGAACCAGCAGCTGATGGTGATGACCGGCGGCGAGGTGGTGCTGTCGCAGGGGCCGAACGTGGTGGTCGGCAACAAGCTGACGGTCAACCTGAAGACCGGCAAGGCCGACCTGGAAGCGAAGAACACCGGCCGGGTGAAGGTGCTGATCCAGCCGAACTCGGTGCGCCAGGGCACGCCGCAGAACTGA
- the rpoN gene encoding RNA polymerase factor sigma-54, giving the protein MALSPKLEIRQGQTLIMTPQLMQAIKLLQMSSLDLTSYVEAEMERNPLLERADGEGGSNEGGGGEGGGESEGAGEREAGEAPSSGSEGGSERSGEGDGDVWLSSELSDSSRDIAQRLDTDLSNIYPDDPGTGRAEAGAGDAQQRDPWQTGLTTRTGSGGASEDYNLEAFVASDVSLQQHLGDQMVLAVADPVDRLVAQVLIDNLDDAGYLRLDLDDTAEQMGIARERLDGILAVLQTLEPTGVFARSLAECLALQLIEKNRFDPAMEKLIENIDLLARHDYPALRQTCGVDDEDLKEMIAELKALDPKPGSSFGETLIQPVVPDVIVRRARDGGWSVELNTDTLPKVLVNQTYYAHISRQARDEAEKTFLTECLQTANWLAKSLDQRARTILKVASEIVRQQDAFLVHGVQHLRPLNLRTIAEAISMHESTVSRVTSNKYMATPRGIFELKYFFSAAIASAGGGDAHSAEAVRHRIKVLIDAESPDDILSDDTLVKMLKEEGIDIARRTVAKYRESLRIGSSVQRRREKKASRG; this is encoded by the coding sequence ATGGCGCTGTCGCCGAAGCTCGAGATCCGCCAGGGCCAGACCCTGATCATGACGCCGCAGCTGATGCAGGCGATCAAGCTGCTGCAGATGTCGTCGCTCGACCTGACGAGCTATGTCGAGGCGGAGATGGAGCGCAACCCGCTGCTGGAGCGCGCCGACGGCGAGGGCGGCTCCAACGAGGGCGGCGGCGGCGAAGGCGGCGGCGAGAGCGAGGGAGCGGGCGAGCGGGAGGCGGGCGAGGCCCCCTCTTCCGGCAGCGAGGGCGGCAGCGAGCGCAGCGGCGAGGGCGACGGCGATGTCTGGCTGAGCTCGGAGCTGTCCGACAGTTCGCGCGACATCGCCCAGCGCCTCGACACCGATCTCAGCAACATCTATCCCGACGATCCCGGCACCGGCCGGGCGGAGGCGGGCGCGGGCGATGCGCAGCAGCGCGACCCCTGGCAGACCGGCCTGACGACGCGCACAGGTTCCGGCGGCGCCTCGGAGGATTACAATCTGGAGGCCTTCGTCGCCTCCGACGTGTCGCTGCAGCAGCATCTCGGCGACCAGATGGTGCTGGCCGTCGCCGATCCGGTGGACCGTCTCGTCGCCCAGGTGCTGATCGACAATCTCGACGATGCCGGCTACCTGCGCCTCGACCTCGACGACACGGCCGAGCAGATGGGCATTGCCCGTGAGCGCCTCGACGGCATCCTCGCCGTGCTGCAGACGCTGGAGCCGACCGGCGTCTTCGCCCGCTCGCTCGCCGAATGCCTGGCACTGCAGCTGATCGAGAAGAACCGCTTCGATCCGGCGATGGAAAAGCTGATCGAGAACATCGACCTGCTGGCGCGCCACGACTATCCGGCGCTGCGCCAGACCTGCGGCGTCGACGACGAGGACCTCAAGGAAATGATCGCCGAGCTGAAGGCGCTCGACCCCAAGCCGGGCAGCTCCTTCGGCGAGACGCTGATCCAGCCGGTGGTTCCGGACGTGATCGTGCGCCGGGCGCGCGACGGCGGCTGGTCGGTCGAGCTGAACACCGACACGCTGCCCAAGGTGCTGGTCAACCAGACCTACTACGCCCATATCAGCCGCCAGGCGCGCGACGAGGCGGAGAAGACCTTCCTCACCGAATGCCTGCAGACCGCCAACTGGCTGGCCAAGAGCCTCGACCAGCGGGCACGCACGATCCTCAAGGTGGCGAGCGAGATCGTCCGCCAGCAGGACGCCTTCCTGGTGCACGGCGTCCAGCATCTGCGGCCGCTGAACCTGCGGACCATCGCCGAGGCGATCTCGATGCACGAGTCCACCGTCAGCCGCGTCACCTCGAACAAGTACATGGCGACGCCGCGCGGCATCTTCGAGCTGAAATACTTCTTTTCCGCCGCCATCGCCTCCGCCGGCGGGGGCGATGCCCATTCTGCCGAGGCGGTGCGCCACCGCATCAAGGTGCTGATCGACGCGGAAAGCCCGGACGACATCCTCTCCGACGACACGCTCGTCAAAATGTTGAAGGAGGAGGGGATCGACATTGCCCGCCGAACGGTTGCAAAATACCGGGAGTCCCTGCGCATCGGCTCCTCTGTCCAGAGACGGCGGGAGAAGAAGGCAAGCCGGGGCTGA
- a CDS encoding dihydrolipoamide acetyltransferase family protein yields MSVNILMPAISPSMTSGKLVRWHVEPGTRVRQGDILAELETDKAAMDIEAPADGVLETILVPGGTADVPVETPIGILASGAAEPAVEPASAPAPVAAPAPAAGAEPVPAPAPVAVSAPAVDPDAPPRRISPLARRLAREMGVETEGLRGTGPKGRILAADIREAAERPAPAPASPPAPAPVSPAAAPAPQAAPAGEVEPHTAMRRTIAQRLVEAKQTVPHFYLEVRCEADALLALRKDLNAALAASGSDAKLTVNDLVMKAYALAIARTPDAMVTWSEAGLVRHRSVDIGLAVALEGGLITPILRDAARLSPGALSQAARDAIARARAGRLMPEEYSGGLAGLSNLGMYGVSAFSAIINPPQSMNLAVGTTETELALRGGQAVEVQRLRLTLSVDHRAIDGAVGAQLLRQLKTLIETPLLLAS; encoded by the coding sequence ATGAGCGTCAACATCCTGATGCCGGCCATCTCGCCGTCGATGACGTCGGGCAAGCTGGTGCGCTGGCATGTCGAACCCGGCACCCGGGTGCGGCAGGGCGATATTCTCGCCGAGCTGGAGACCGACAAGGCGGCGATGGACATCGAGGCCCCGGCCGACGGCGTGCTGGAGACGATCCTGGTGCCGGGCGGCACCGCCGACGTGCCGGTCGAGACCCCGATCGGGATCCTGGCGAGCGGCGCGGCCGAGCCGGCAGTCGAACCAGCCTCTGCGCCCGCGCCCGTTGCTGCCCCTGCGCCTGCAGCCGGTGCGGAGCCCGTTCCCGCTCCGGCACCGGTCGCGGTTTCCGCACCGGCCGTCGATCCGGACGCGCCGCCCCGGCGGATCTCTCCGCTGGCGCGCCGTCTGGCGCGCGAGATGGGCGTGGAGACGGAGGGTCTGCGCGGCACCGGCCCGAAGGGCAGGATCCTCGCCGCCGACATCCGCGAGGCGGCCGAGCGGCCGGCCCCTGCACCGGCATCGCCTCCTGCTCCTGCACCTGTCTCGCCTGCTGCCGCACCCGCGCCGCAGGCAGCCCCGGCCGGCGAAGTGGAGCCGCACACGGCGATGCGCCGGACCATCGCCCAGCGGCTGGTCGAGGCCAAACAGACCGTCCCGCACTTCTATCTGGAGGTCCGCTGCGAGGCCGATGCCCTGCTGGCGCTGAGGAAGGACCTCAATGCTGCGCTGGCGGCCTCCGGTTCGGACGCGAAGCTGACGGTCAACGACCTGGTGATGAAGGCCTATGCGCTCGCCATCGCCCGCACGCCCGATGCCATGGTGACCTGGAGCGAGGCGGGCCTGGTGCGTCATCGCAGCGTCGACATCGGCCTTGCCGTGGCGCTCGAGGGGGGGCTGATCACGCCGATCCTGCGCGATGCGGCGCGGCTGTCGCCGGGCGCCCTGTCGCAGGCCGCGCGCGATGCCATCGCCCGCGCCCGCGCCGGCCGGCTGATGCCGGAGGAGTATTCCGGCGGCCTTGCCGGCCTCTCCAACCTCGGCATGTACGGCGTCAGCGCCTTCTCGGCGATCATCAACCCGCCGCAGAGCATGAACCTTGCGGTCGGCACCACCGAGACCGAGCTGGCGCTGCGCGGCGGCCAGGCGGTCGAGGTGCAGCGCTTGCGGTTGACCCTGTCGGTCGACCACCGGGCCATCGACGGGGCGGTGGGCGCGCAGCTCTTGCGGCAGCTCAAGACCCTGATCGAAACGCCGCTGCTGCTGGCCTCGTGA
- a CDS encoding DUF1150 family protein: protein MTCDEQTFTMKPGEFQALGTGQIAYVKPMTSDDLTTLFPQAPRMRPGLNLWVLLNADGTPIMLSDSRETALANAAEHQLDTVALH, encoded by the coding sequence ATGACGTGTGATGAACAGACTTTCACCATGAAGCCCGGCGAATTCCAGGCGCTCGGCACAGGGCAGATCGCCTATGTGAAGCCGATGACCTCGGACGACCTGACGACGCTGTTTCCGCAGGCGCCGCGCATGCGCCCGGGGTTGAACCTGTGGGTTCTGCTCAACGCGGACGGAACGCCGATCATGCTGTCCGACAGCCGCGAGACGGCGCTGGCCAATGCGGCCGAGCATCAGCTCGATACCGTGGCGCTGCACTGA
- a CDS encoding methyl-accepting chemotaxis protein — MFAKLSVSTKGAIAFSCLALIGAVGGAITWSKTISAADAVTQAERVTAISREADELRESVLEQALWVKNFLLTGNRDWVGKVESQTTAISGRIDELKASLALLDGTLAGQADTIRSAWNGWHTDFAGEQIRLMRVPETVDLARAMELTPTGAGLLNATFDGVTELQATLQARENALLAQQRAELASAQMIALGSGVLITLFAAILGYLNFAIVSRPLARLADVVRKLADGDTNEEIDLGNRADEIGRMGNALGVFRANLIRTRELEAETEQARLDAAERRRIEMERVAANFEDTVMTITREMIGGLEALNGTAGALADIAEGTTRQALSVSSASQQATENVNTVASATEELSASIAEINEQVHASSKVVTQASTEVERSNQAVSKLQQVVARIGDVTKLITDIAEQTNLLALNATIEAARAGEAGRGFAVVASEVKALAEQTAKATEEIDAQISEMRHAADDSIVATGSVAEMVQTIRQRTSAMAAATEQQNAATNEIARNVAEAAQGTRSVSGSIVEVSEQANQTGTLSNEMRESIGDLHDRSTRMQAAMNEFLGTIRAA, encoded by the coding sequence ATGTTCGCCAAGCTTTCGGTTTCCACCAAGGGCGCAATCGCCTTCTCGTGTCTGGCGCTGATCGGCGCCGTCGGCGGCGCCATTACCTGGTCCAAGACCATTTCCGCCGCCGACGCGGTCACCCAGGCCGAGCGGGTGACGGCGATCTCGCGCGAGGCCGACGAACTGCGCGAGTCCGTTCTCGAGCAGGCGCTGTGGGTCAAGAACTTCCTGCTGACCGGCAACCGCGACTGGGTCGGCAAGGTCGAGAGCCAGACCACGGCCATTTCCGGGCGGATCGACGAACTGAAAGCCAGCCTTGCCTTGCTCGACGGCACGCTGGCCGGCCAGGCCGACACGATCCGCTCTGCCTGGAACGGCTGGCACACCGATTTCGCCGGCGAGCAGATCCGCCTGATGCGGGTGCCGGAGACGGTCGACCTCGCCCGCGCCATGGAGCTGACGCCGACCGGCGCCGGCCTGCTCAATGCCACGTTCGACGGTGTGACCGAGCTTCAGGCCACCTTGCAGGCACGCGAAAACGCGCTGCTGGCCCAGCAGCGGGCAGAGCTTGCCTCCGCCCAGATGATCGCGCTCGGCAGCGGCGTTCTCATCACGCTCTTCGCCGCCATTCTCGGCTACCTGAACTTCGCCATCGTCTCGCGGCCGCTCGCAAGGCTCGCCGACGTGGTGCGCAAGCTCGCCGACGGCGACACGAACGAGGAGATCGACCTCGGCAACCGCGCCGACGAGATCGGCCGCATGGGCAATGCGCTCGGCGTGTTCCGCGCAAACCTGATCCGCACCCGCGAGCTGGAGGCGGAGACCGAGCAGGCGCGCCTCGACGCGGCCGAGCGCCGACGCATCGAGATGGAGCGCGTGGCGGCGAACTTCGAGGACACGGTGATGACCATCACCCGCGAGATGATCGGCGGGCTGGAGGCGCTGAACGGCACGGCCGGTGCGCTGGCCGACATCGCCGAGGGCACGACGCGCCAGGCGCTGTCGGTCTCCTCCGCCTCGCAGCAGGCGACCGAGAACGTCAACACCGTCGCCAGCGCCACCGAGGAGCTGTCCGCCTCCATCGCCGAGATCAACGAGCAGGTGCATGCCTCCTCCAAGGTGGTGACCCAGGCCTCCACCGAGGTCGAGCGCTCCAACCAGGCCGTCAGCAAGCTGCAGCAGGTGGTGGCGCGGATCGGCGACGTGACGAAGCTGATCACCGACATCGCCGAGCAGACCAACCTGCTGGCGCTCAATGCCACCATCGAGGCCGCTCGTGCCGGCGAGGCGGGACGCGGTTTCGCGGTCGTCGCCTCCGAGGTCAAGGCGCTCGCCGAGCAGACCGCCAAGGCGACCGAGGAGATCGACGCGCAGATCTCCGAGATGCGCCACGCGGCGGACGATTCCATCGTCGCCACCGGTTCCGTCGCCGAGATGGTCCAGACCATCCGTCAGCGCACCTCGGCGATGGCGGCCGCGACGGAGCAGCAGAACGCGGCCACCAACGAGATCGCCCGCAATGTCGCCGAGGCGGCCCAGGGCACGCGCAGCGTCAGCGGCTCGATCGTCGAGGTCAGCGAGCAGGCGAACCAGACCGGCACGCTCAGCAACGAGATGCGCGAGTCGATCGGCGACCTGCACGACCGCTCCACCCGGATGCAGGCAGCGATGAACGAGTTCCTCGGCACCATCCGCGCCGCCTGA
- the hpf gene encoding ribosome hibernation-promoting factor, HPF/YfiA family has protein sequence MTLRISGKNVDVGDALRTHIEDRVAEAISKYFDGGYTGHVTVGREGSGFRSECLLHLDTGIDLQVSGDSQDPRQAFDAAAERIEKRLRRYKRKLKDHHANGAANGREVFEATSYVLASMEEDEEVPADFTPLVVAETTAKVKTMTVGMAVMQLDLAEAPVVVFRNAGSGTVNVVYRRPDGNYGWIDPDNAAR, from the coding sequence ATGACACTGCGGATATCGGGAAAGAACGTCGATGTCGGCGATGCTTTGCGGACGCATATCGAGGATCGCGTCGCTGAAGCCATCTCGAAATATTTCGACGGCGGCTATACCGGCCACGTGACGGTCGGGCGCGAAGGATCCGGTTTCCGCTCCGAATGCCTGCTCCACCTCGACACCGGCATCGACCTGCAGGTGTCGGGCGACAGCCAGGATCCGCGCCAGGCCTTCGATGCCGCCGCAGAGCGGATCGAGAAGCGGCTGCGCCGCTACAAGCGCAAGCTCAAGGATCATCACGCCAATGGCGCCGCCAACGGGCGCGAGGTGTTCGAGGCGACTTCCTACGTCCTTGCTTCCATGGAGGAGGACGAGGAGGTCCCGGCAGACTTCACCCCGCTGGTGGTCGCAGAGACCACCGCCAAGGTGAAGACCATGACCGTCGGCATGGCGGTCATGCAGCTCGATCTCGCGGAAGCGCCCGTGGTGGTGTTCCGCAATGCCGGCAGCGGGACGGTGAACGTCGTCTACCGCCGCCCTGACGGCAATTACGGGTGGATCGACCCGGACAACGCAGCCCGATAG
- a CDS encoding VOC family protein has product MSVTQNHTGITVADLDRSEAMFRDLFGFETISRAPRDPGTISRVIGVDGCEVEIAYMRNGTATVELLCYAAPKERGDFRPRPCDLGSLHLGFDVDDMDEMLKRCAEWSLDLLGDVVVVSAGPNKGKRIAYLRNPGDGVVLELIER; this is encoded by the coding sequence ATGTCCGTCACGCAAAACCACACCGGCATCACGGTGGCCGATCTCGACCGCTCCGAGGCGATGTTCCGCGATCTCTTCGGCTTCGAGACGATCTCGCGCGCGCCGCGCGACCCAGGCACCATCTCGCGGGTGATCGGCGTCGACGGCTGCGAGGTCGAGATCGCCTATATGCGCAACGGCACCGCGACGGTGGAGCTGCTGTGCTACGCAGCGCCGAAGGAGCGCGGCGACTTCCGCCCGCGGCCCTGCGACCTCGGCTCCCTTCATCTCGGTTTCGATGTCGACGACATGGACGAGATGCTGAAGCGCTGCGCCGAGTGGTCGCTGGATCTGCTCGGCGACGTGGTGGTGGTCAGCGCCGGCCCGAACAAGGGCAAGCGCATCGCCTATCTGCGCAATCCCGGAGACGGTGTCGTGCTGGAACTGATCGAGCGGTAA
- a CDS encoding ribonuclease D: MTIRLHRGDLPDLASPEMAAYRTAGAVAIDTETLGLKPHRDRLCVVQLSPGDGSADVVQIANGQTSAPNLAKLLGDPAKTKLFHFARFDVAVLSHGLGIDCAPVWCTKIASRLVRTYTDRHGLKDLARELIGVEISKQQQSSDWAAETLTDAQLAYAASDVLYLHALKDKLAERLEREGRTQIAEACFQFLPTRAALDLAGWDDTDIFAHS, from the coding sequence ATGACCATCCGCCTGCATCGCGGCGACCTGCCCGACCTCGCTTCGCCCGAAATGGCCGCCTACCGGACGGCCGGCGCCGTGGCGATCGACACCGAGACGCTCGGCCTCAAGCCGCATCGCGACCGGCTCTGCGTGGTGCAGCTCTCGCCCGGCGACGGCAGCGCCGACGTGGTGCAGATCGCGAACGGCCAGACCAGCGCGCCGAATCTCGCAAAGCTCCTGGGCGATCCGGCCAAGACCAAGCTGTTCCACTTCGCCCGCTTCGACGTCGCCGTGCTGTCGCACGGGCTCGGCATCGACTGCGCGCCGGTCTGGTGCACCAAGATCGCCTCGCGGCTGGTGCGCACCTATACCGACCGGCACGGCCTGAAGGATCTCGCCCGCGAGCTGATCGGCGTGGAGATATCCAAGCAGCAGCAGAGCTCGGACTGGGCAGCCGAAACCCTCACCGACGCGCAGCTCGCCTATGCCGCTTCCGACGTGCTGTACCTGCATGCGCTGAAGGACAAGCTCGCCGAGCGGCTGGAGCGCGAGGGGCGCACGCAGATCGCCGAGGCCTGCTTCCAGTTCCTGCCGACCCGCGCCGCGCTCGACCTTGCCGGCTGGGACGATACGGACATCTTCGCCCACAGCTGA
- a CDS encoding SDR family NAD(P)-dependent oxidoreductase codes for MLEELFDLAGRVALITGGARGIGLESARLLAEAGAAVALVDRDGEALGEAVADLQAGGASCLAVAADIAEPGRLSAVVEEIADWAGAPDILVNNAALVQRVPATELTPDLWRQAMAVNLDAAFELSRLVQPGMVAKGGGAIVNIASIMALSGGGFYPIASYHASKGAMVNLTRGLAMEWGPLGIRVNAVAPTWIRTDFNRAFLDQPGVSEPLLASMPLGRFAALRDAAAAVLYLCAPAAAMVTGHVLPVDGGYLAH; via the coding sequence ATGCTGGAGGAGCTGTTCGACCTTGCCGGCCGCGTCGCGCTGATCACCGGCGGGGCGCGCGGCATCGGGCTGGAAAGCGCCCGGCTGCTCGCCGAGGCGGGCGCCGCGGTGGCGCTCGTCGACCGGGACGGGGAGGCGCTGGGCGAAGCCGTCGCCGATCTTCAGGCAGGCGGCGCCAGCTGCCTTGCCGTTGCCGCCGACATTGCCGAGCCGGGGCGGCTTTCGGCCGTCGTCGAGGAGATTGCGGACTGGGCCGGCGCGCCGGATATCCTGGTCAACAACGCCGCCCTGGTGCAGCGCGTGCCGGCGACCGAGCTGACGCCCGACCTGTGGCGCCAGGCGATGGCGGTCAACCTGGATGCGGCGTTCGAGCTGAGCCGCCTCGTCCAGCCCGGCATGGTGGCGAAGGGGGGAGGGGCCATCGTCAACATCGCCTCGATCATGGCGCTGTCGGGCGGGGGCTTCTATCCCATCGCCTCCTATCACGCGTCCAAGGGGGCGATGGTCAACCTGACGCGCGGGCTGGCGATGGAGTGGGGGCCGCTCGGCATCCGCGTCAATGCGGTCGCGCCGACGTGGATCCGCACCGACTTCAACCGCGCGTTCCTCGACCAGCCGGGTGTTTCCGAACCGCTGCTCGCGTCCATGCCGCTCGGCCGTTTCGCCGCCCTGCGTGACGCGGCCGCAGCCGTGCTCTATCTGTGCGCCCCGGCGGCGGCCATGGTCACCGGCCATGTGCTGCCCGTCGACGGCGGCTATCTCGCTCACTGA
- a CDS encoding Hsp20 family protein, whose protein sequence is MTRMSAFSSPLLLGFEDLERMLDRVSKGSNDGYPPYNIERLPKTETRGEIIRITLAVAGFTRDQLDVSVEESQLVIRGRQEDDKTRQFLHRGIAARQFQRAFVLAEGIEILGAELKDGLLSIDLIRPEPERIVRRIEIDARD, encoded by the coding sequence ATGACGCGCATGTCTGCGTTTTCCTCTCCCCTGCTTCTCGGCTTCGAGGATCTGGAACGGATGCTCGACAGGGTCAGCAAGGGCTCGAACGACGGCTATCCGCCGTACAATATCGAGCGGCTGCCCAAGACCGAGACGCGCGGCGAGATCATCCGCATCACCCTGGCGGTCGCCGGTTTCACCCGCGACCAGCTCGACGTCAGCGTCGAGGAGAGCCAACTCGTGATCCGCGGACGCCAGGAAGACGACAAGACGCGGCAGTTCCTGCATCGCGGCATCGCGGCCCGGCAGTTTCAAAGGGCCTTCGTTCTGGCGGAAGGGATCGAGATCCTCGGCGCGGAACTGAAGGACGGCCTGCTTTCCATCGATCTCATCCGCCCGGAACCCGAGCGTATCGTGCGCCGCATCGAGATCGACGCGCGGGACTGA
- the ptsN gene encoding PTS IIA-like nitrogen regulatory protein PtsN, with product MDLNDLITSKAIVPSLKANSKKQALQELAAKAAAVTGLPERDVFDTLLQRERLGSTGVGNGIAIPHGKLVRLDKLVGLFARLERPIDFDALDDQPVDLVFVLLAPEGAGADHLKALARIARRMRDPGTVAKLRATSDADALYSILTQPAASNAA from the coding sequence ATGGATCTCAACGATCTCATCACATCGAAAGCGATCGTTCCGAGCCTGAAAGCGAACAGCAAGAAGCAAGCGCTCCAGGAACTCGCCGCCAAGGCCGCGGCCGTCACCGGCCTGCCCGAACGGGATGTGTTCGACACGCTGTTGCAGCGCGAACGCCTCGGCTCGACCGGGGTGGGCAACGGCATCGCCATTCCGCATGGCAAGCTGGTCCGTCTGGACAAGCTTGTCGGCCTGTTTGCCCGTCTGGAGCGTCCCATCGATTTCGATGCGCTGGACGACCAGCCGGTCGACCTGGTGTTCGTCCTGCTCGCGCCGGAAGGCGCCGGCGCCGATCACCTCAAGGCACTCGCCCGCATCGCCCGGCGCATGCGCGATCCGGGAACGGTCGCCAAGCTGCGCGCCACCAGCGACGCCGATGCGCTCTATTCCATCCTGACGCAGCCGGCCGCCTCCAACGCGGCCTGA
- the lptC gene encoding LPS export ABC transporter periplasmic protein LptC, which produces MDQEAYRLQPAFDGQDFDGPEDAGAYDPAREAVRREAARKAARRHSRRVRGLRLLVPGLGALMLLAIVAMIGVSNYLSGLGFGTVTITADGLVMDSPELSGHDGERSYKVSASRAIQRISDPRIIDLERIVADLRLSADQQVRIVAARGTYNSAEETLKLADGVDVTTNGGETARFGTLDANLKTGHLRSEEKTLLTSSFGSLTAGRMRFDQDAGTLTFTDGISMTVMPPNAEKAP; this is translated from the coding sequence TTGGACCAGGAGGCCTACAGACTGCAGCCCGCCTTCGACGGGCAGGATTTCGACGGGCCCGAAGATGCGGGCGCGTACGATCCTGCACGCGAGGCGGTGCGCCGCGAGGCCGCCCGCAAGGCCGCGCGCCGGCACAGCCGCCGGGTGCGCGGCCTGCGCCTGCTGGTGCCCGGGCTCGGCGCCCTGATGCTCCTTGCCATCGTCGCGATGATCGGCGTCAGCAACTATCTCTCGGGCCTCGGCTTCGGCACGGTGACGATCACCGCCGACGGGCTGGTGATGGACAGTCCCGAATTGTCGGGCCATGACGGCGAGCGCTCCTACAAGGTCTCGGCCAGTCGGGCGATCCAACGCATCAGCGATCCGCGCATCATCGACCTGGAACGGATCGTCGCCGACCTTCGCCTTTCGGCGGACCAGCAGGTCCGCATTGTCGCCGCACGCGGCACGTATAACAGTGCCGAGGAAACCCTGAAGCTCGCCGACGGCGTCGATGTCACCACCAATGGCGGCGAGACGGCGCGCTTCGGTACGCTCGACGCCAACCTGAAGACGGGGCATCTGCGCAGCGAGGAAAAGACGCTGCTCACCTCCTCCTTCGGCTCGCTGACCGCCGGACGGATGCGTTTCGACCAGGACGCGGGTACACTGACCTTCACCGACGGCATCTCCATGACGGTGATGCCGCCGAATGCGGAGAAAGCTCCATGA